From a region of the Aeoliella mucimassa genome:
- a CDS encoding CBS domain-containing protein, protein MFTVRDVMTKHVVTVDPDAPVEEAIDLMLRHRVSGLPVVASCGQLLGVVTEFDIIGVFSDPDTERSKVYHFMTRDPDVVEARSCVYELAEKFQARPIRRYPVTEGGELVGIVSRRDLIRLVRQTRAAVQHECEEALV, encoded by the coding sequence ATGTTTACCGTACGCGATGTGATGACCAAGCACGTGGTAACTGTCGACCCTGATGCTCCCGTGGAGGAGGCCATCGACCTGATGCTGCGACATCGGGTGAGCGGCCTACCGGTCGTGGCTTCGTGCGGGCAGTTGCTCGGCGTGGTCACCGAGTTCGACATCATCGGTGTGTTCAGCGACCCCGATACCGAGCGGTCGAAAGTGTATCACTTCATGACCCGCGATCCCGACGTGGTCGAAGCCCGTAGTTGCGTGTACGAACTGGCCGAGAAGTTCCAAGCCCGACCGATCCGCCGGTACCCAGTGACCGAAGGTGGCGAGCTGGTCGGCATTGTCAGCCGCCGCGACCTGATCCGCCTGGTCCGCCAAACCCGCGCTGCGGTGCAACACGAGTGCGAAGAAGCGCTGGTGTAG
- a CDS encoding cofactor-independent phosphoglycerate mutase — protein MKYIIIIPDGAADEAQASLGGKTPLEAANTPNMDALATAGVVARACHTPRELPAGSEIGNLSLLGYNPFEHFTGRAPMEAAAQGIELAPNDWAIRCNVVTVEDLGHGPVMVDFTADHVSTEESTALLKSLQAEVASNPKFQGALEFVPGVSYRNLLIWRGDKLAAPFNYDTRTEAPHDWTDLTIAEAYPRGPGSDLLVELMEASTRVFAGHPVNKDRQAAGRRLVTNVWLWGQGGAPSLTPFTEKFGPRGAMITAVDLLRGIAALVGWDRIEVPGATGYLDTDYAAKGRYAINALSKYDIVCVHVEAPDEASHEGRADEKVKAIEAIDHDIVGPLHQALDAQGDWRVMISPDHPTFLSTKKHTHGNVPVAMAGTGITADTATEYGDTAAANSDLAFDEGWDAMRWFIG, from the coding sequence GAAGCAGCCAACACGCCGAACATGGACGCTCTCGCAACAGCCGGCGTGGTCGCTCGGGCGTGCCATACTCCTCGCGAGTTGCCAGCCGGCTCGGAGATCGGCAACCTTAGCCTGCTTGGTTACAACCCGTTCGAGCACTTCACCGGCCGCGCACCGATGGAAGCAGCTGCTCAGGGCATCGAGCTGGCCCCCAACGACTGGGCGATCCGCTGCAACGTGGTCACGGTCGAGGATCTCGGCCACGGCCCGGTAATGGTCGACTTCACGGCCGATCACGTTTCGACCGAAGAGTCGACCGCGTTGTTGAAATCGCTGCAGGCCGAAGTGGCCAGCAATCCCAAGTTCCAAGGTGCCCTCGAGTTCGTGCCAGGTGTGAGCTACCGCAACCTGCTCATCTGGCGAGGCGACAAACTCGCGGCTCCTTTCAACTACGACACTCGCACCGAGGCCCCACACGACTGGACCGACCTCACCATCGCCGAGGCCTACCCTCGTGGGCCAGGTAGCGACCTGCTGGTCGAGTTGATGGAAGCTTCGACTCGCGTGTTCGCCGGACATCCGGTGAACAAGGATCGCCAGGCGGCCGGTCGTCGCTTGGTAACCAACGTTTGGCTCTGGGGACAAGGCGGGGCTCCGAGCCTGACGCCGTTTACCGAAAAGTTCGGTCCCCGTGGGGCGATGATCACCGCGGTCGATCTACTACGGGGCATCGCGGCCCTGGTGGGTTGGGATCGCATCGAAGTCCCTGGGGCGACTGGTTATCTCGATACCGACTACGCCGCCAAGGGGCGTTACGCCATCAACGCACTCTCGAAGTACGACATCGTTTGCGTGCATGTCGAGGCTCCCGACGAAGCCTCGCACGAAGGCCGCGCCGACGAAAAGGTGAAAGCCATCGAGGCCATCGATCACGACATCGTCGGCCCGCTGCACCAGGCGCTCGACGCCCAAGGCGACTGGCGCGTGATGATCAGCCCCGATCACCCCACGTTCCTCAGCACCAAGAAGCACACGCACGGCAACGTCCCCGTCGCCATGGCCGGCACCGGCATCACCGCCGACACCGCCACGGAGTACGGCGACACCGCCGCGGCCAACTCCGACCTGGCGTTCGACGAAGGCTGGGACGCCATGCGGTGGTTTATTGGGTAA
- a CDS encoding ABC-three component system middle component 6 encodes MILPTKHLQSDRSLIAIGAEIIKLIEQPKSISVLWLEIQELSLHSNRRLSFDWFTLAIAMLYTLDAVELRGHRLCRREVSSDSCNK; translated from the coding sequence ATGATTCTTCCAACCAAGCACCTTCAGAGTGATCGATCTTTGATTGCGATTGGAGCTGAAATCATCAAGTTAATTGAGCAACCAAAGTCTATCTCTGTACTTTGGCTGGAGATTCAAGAATTGAGTCTCCACAGTAATCGACGATTGTCATTTGATTGGTTCACACTTGCTATCGCGATGTTATACACATTAGATGCAGTGGAACTGCGTGGGCACAGACTTTGTCGACGTGAGGTATCGAGTGATTCATGCAATAAGTAG
- a CDS encoding ABC-three component system protein, protein MTFDLGGQKTTVSRCGGSKGQLVVDGDFSNWPVKPKIDIPTGDHRISENDWRNVLGKMMFSVSDDIEPYGPTFRSMISYFVRRDSSGGFQEAQKNSTQQQNWNVQVNLAYLFGLDWQIPHKLQQVRLNEKSLAALRKEAKSGALGALIGNVGELRTKLTVAEREAKKLSEELSEYQVLPEYHELEKEASSLAVMISELTSENTLDMERIESLSMQLEGETPPEESVIEELYKEVGVVLPGLVRKRLDDVREFHSAVIRNRRIHLQGEIDDAISEIDKRNAKMAECDTRRKEIMHTLNSHGALDQFSKLQEELSRQRASVEELKKKVALAKQLDSTSTELTIERAQIKKDLIAHLDEKADLLGESIIIFEEFSKRISDHEGSLVVEPKDNGPEFSVNVEGKESKGIRNMQIFCFDMTLAVLWSRQQSGGPGFLIHDSHLFDGMDSRQVAKAIEIGAEQAKLKKFQYIVCINSDQLAAAEFSTGFDPFSYQNDVAITDATDDGGIFGMRLKE, encoded by the coding sequence ATGACCTTCGATTTGGGGGGGCAGAAAACCACTGTTTCTCGCTGTGGAGGAAGTAAGGGGCAGCTTGTCGTCGATGGCGATTTTTCCAACTGGCCAGTTAAGCCAAAGATTGATATTCCTACAGGTGATCATAGGATCAGTGAAAACGACTGGAGGAATGTTCTTGGCAAAATGATGTTTTCTGTTTCAGATGATATAGAGCCTTATGGACCTACTTTTAGATCGATGATCTCTTATTTTGTGCGACGTGATTCAAGCGGTGGATTTCAGGAAGCACAAAAGAATTCTACTCAGCAACAGAATTGGAATGTGCAAGTAAATCTTGCCTATCTGTTTGGGTTGGATTGGCAGATACCCCACAAGCTGCAGCAGGTACGGCTGAATGAAAAATCATTGGCGGCACTGAGGAAAGAAGCAAAGAGCGGTGCGCTTGGAGCCTTAATTGGCAATGTCGGGGAACTTCGAACGAAGCTGACAGTCGCTGAGCGAGAAGCCAAAAAGCTCAGTGAAGAACTTTCTGAGTATCAAGTTCTTCCAGAGTACCACGAGCTAGAAAAAGAGGCTTCGAGCTTAGCTGTTATGATCTCAGAGTTGACCAGTGAAAATACTCTGGATATGGAGCGAATTGAATCGCTTAGTATGCAACTTGAAGGAGAGACACCGCCAGAAGAGTCTGTGATCGAAGAGCTCTATAAAGAAGTTGGTGTAGTCTTACCTGGTCTTGTGCGTAAGCGACTTGATGATGTGCGTGAGTTTCACTCTGCTGTGATTCGGAACCGGCGTATTCATTTGCAGGGTGAGATTGATGATGCTATATCCGAAATTGATAAGCGTAATGCCAAGATGGCTGAGTGTGATACTCGACGAAAAGAGATCATGCACACACTTAATAGCCACGGTGCGCTCGACCAATTTTCAAAATTGCAGGAAGAGCTTTCTAGGCAAAGGGCTTCAGTTGAAGAGCTCAAGAAGAAAGTAGCTCTCGCTAAGCAGTTAGATTCAACTTCTACGGAATTGACTATTGAAAGAGCTCAGATCAAGAAAGACCTTATAGCACATTTAGATGAAAAAGCAGATCTCTTGGGAGAGTCCATTATAATTTTCGAAGAGTTTTCCAAGCGAATTTCTGATCATGAAGGTAGTCTTGTAGTAGAGCCAAAAGACAATGGGCCTGAGTTCTCGGTCAATGTGGAAGGGAAGGAGAGCAAGGGTATTCGGAACATGCAGATTTTCTGCTTTGACATGACACTCGCTGTACTCTGGTCAAGGCAACAGTCTGGTGGTCCTGGCTTTCTTATCCATGACAGCCACCTTTTTGATGGCATGGATAGTAGGCAAGTAGCAAAGGCAATCGAGATTGGTGCCGAGCAAGCCAAATTGAAGAAGTTTCAGTACATTGTTTGTATCAACTCCGATCAGTTGGCCGCAGCAGAATTTAGTACTGGTTTCGATCCTTTTTCGTATCAAAATGATGTGGCAATTACGGATGCCACTGATGATGGTGGAATATTTGGAATGCGACTAAAAGAGTAG